In Allomuricauda ruestringensis DSM 13258, the following proteins share a genomic window:
- a CDS encoding endonuclease/exonuclease/phosphatase family protein — protein MIKQIALIGICLFLSGTNHLRAQSNSTKRPVTVMSFNIHAGYGTDGTFDLLKIGNQFREAQPDIVCLQEVDRRTRRSQGKDLTLELANITGFHSFFGKAIPHDGGDYGLAILSKYPILEAKVHSLPSDGIAESRIALEVMIHIQGIYKIRIVNVHLDHSNKEVNRSQIRCLDSKFRDEFPTILAGDFNQTMDDKGMQQLTKVWNLSMTDDAFTYPSNNPNIKIDYLMAYPRNKWKVENAQVLKDSRASDHLPIIATFSLL, from the coding sequence ATGATAAAACAAATCGCCTTGATCGGAATTTGCTTGTTTTTAAGTGGAACTAACCATTTACGGGCCCAAAGCAATTCAACAAAGCGGCCTGTTACCGTAATGTCCTTTAATATCCATGCGGGCTATGGAACTGATGGTACTTTTGATCTATTAAAAATCGGAAATCAATTCAGGGAAGCCCAACCCGATATTGTTTGTTTACAGGAGGTGGATCGCAGGACGCGGAGATCACAGGGCAAAGATTTAACTCTGGAATTGGCCAATATTACAGGTTTTCACTCCTTCTTTGGAAAAGCTATTCCCCATGATGGGGGAGACTACGGTTTGGCTATTTTGTCCAAATATCCCATACTCGAAGCAAAAGTACATTCCTTGCCCAGTGATGGCATTGCGGAATCTAGGATAGCTTTGGAGGTAATGATCCACATACAGGGTATATACAAAATAAGGATTGTGAACGTGCACCTTGATCATTCCAATAAGGAAGTGAACCGGTCCCAAATAAGGTGTCTGGACAGCAAATTCAGGGATGAGTTTCCAACCATATTGGCTGGTGATTTCAATCAAACAATGGATGACAAAGGAATGCAACAATTAACCAAGGTCTGGAACCTTTCGATGACTGATGATGCATTTACTTATCCATCAAATAATCCAAACATTAAAATTGATTATCTCATGGCCTATCCTCGGAATAAATGGAAGGTGGAAAATGCTCAAGTCCTGAAGGATTCGAGAGCTTCAGATCATTTGCCGATTATAGCAACATTTTCCTTGTTATGA
- a CDS encoding family 16 glycoside hydrolase: protein MKRIQYHITTLFLLFALQISIGQINRTLETKVVDILAQFPTKDLAHSDKLMQEILELGTEGIQKFHERIVPLGTGDDTQARYAVHSLVVYAGKHREAVVEKTLLSALEKAKHKEVKTFFIDRLAFCGTDTSVKILGKYLTDKELYEPALATLTVLGTQRSAEAIHSAVKSVSGIRKAAFIESLGRLRYTPASKTLVEVVSNPMSDAFLKQKALMALAEIAQPDSYDILSKAVESEAYQLGETRAIIAYIHYGNRLIEQGNFSLGELIAKSLLKNCTEDNQLNFRVAGIDFLTASMGKNATKTLLKEAKYPNDAYRGSVLKAAGQNMRPTEVSKWVKQYKKIEDIGKIQLLEILRERQESKVLDKCITKAIESDNESLKLAGIRALDFQEKSKALPLLFKTLQGDNTNATFATIENTLLKIVDVDDAPLIAEELFRFENQKAKGVLVNVLAERNATNQFDAIARLLDKANPDLQKNIYKAMPSISTESNLSELMEMLSKVDDEANINYVQQAIIKVLNNTEKDSSLDVYSVFADFEDKSKLIPILPAIGGQKALTLISEQMQSGGIKEKMAAIQALSAWKGNKSLSYLFKAIINSNGDIRELAFGKYLQKVATSDQPDDQRLLLIRKLMPHSKTLAEKKQVIRAAQSAKTFLSLVFVSDYLDDAELSAVASNAVINIALPTPGANNGLSGEVVREAVSNSMANLTGPDSQYLKIDVKEFLDKMPKEKGFVSIFNGKDLTGWEGLVENPIKRRKMSKSALKKTQEKANAQMLKDWFVKDGVIGFKGEGYNNICTIKDYGDFEMLVDWKITHGGDSGIYLRGTPQVQIWDTALTDVGAEVGSGGLYNNQENTSKPLVVADNPINEWNTFRIKMVGERVTVHLNGKLVTDNVVLENFWDRDRAIFTKEAIELQAHGEDLGFRNVYVREIQSGNELLSPEEQKEGFQSLFNGKNLDHWIGNKTDYSVENNELVVQPEQGGHGNLYTANEYSDFIFRFEFKLTPGANNGLGIHAPLEGDAAYVGKELQILDNTAPIYANLKPYQYHGSVYGIAAAKRGFLKPVGEWNSQEVMVKGNQIKITLNDYVILDADIKKASENGTPDGQNHPGLKRDSGHIGFLGHGSTLWFRNIRIKDLK, encoded by the coding sequence ATGAAAAGAATACAATACCATATAACGACGCTCTTTTTACTCTTTGCCCTACAAATTTCCATAGGCCAGATCAACCGGACTTTGGAAACCAAAGTAGTGGATATATTGGCGCAGTTCCCAACCAAGGATTTAGCGCATTCGGACAAGCTAATGCAAGAAATATTGGAACTGGGCACCGAAGGGATTCAAAAGTTCCATGAACGTATTGTTCCCTTGGGAACAGGGGACGATACCCAAGCAAGGTATGCTGTCCATAGTTTAGTGGTTTATGCAGGAAAACATCGGGAAGCTGTTGTCGAGAAAACACTATTGAGCGCTTTGGAGAAGGCGAAACATAAAGAGGTAAAAACATTTTTTATAGACCGTTTGGCATTTTGTGGAACCGACACAAGTGTTAAAATACTGGGCAAATACCTAACGGATAAAGAACTATATGAACCCGCATTGGCTACTTTAACCGTTTTAGGCACTCAGAGGTCGGCAGAAGCGATTCATTCTGCAGTCAAATCAGTTAGTGGAATAAGGAAAGCGGCATTTATTGAGTCATTGGGGCGCTTACGCTATACCCCTGCATCAAAAACCTTGGTAGAAGTGGTATCCAATCCCATGTCTGATGCTTTTTTAAAGCAGAAAGCGCTGATGGCATTGGCAGAGATAGCTCAACCCGACTCGTACGACATTCTTTCTAAAGCAGTTGAGAGCGAAGCGTATCAATTGGGTGAAACTAGGGCCATTATTGCATATATCCATTATGGCAATAGACTTATCGAACAAGGAAATTTCTCCTTGGGAGAGCTTATAGCCAAGTCGCTATTGAAAAATTGTACAGAGGATAACCAATTAAATTTTAGAGTAGCAGGTATTGACTTTCTAACGGCCTCAATGGGTAAGAATGCGACAAAAACGCTTTTAAAGGAAGCAAAGTATCCCAATGATGCCTATAGGGGGAGCGTGTTAAAGGCAGCGGGCCAGAACATGAGACCTACAGAAGTATCAAAATGGGTTAAACAATACAAGAAAATAGAGGATATTGGAAAAATACAGCTTCTGGAAATACTTCGAGAGCGTCAAGAGTCCAAGGTGCTGGATAAGTGCATCACAAAGGCCATCGAATCTGACAATGAAAGCTTAAAGTTGGCAGGGATACGAGCTTTGGATTTTCAAGAAAAGAGCAAGGCATTGCCACTGCTTTTTAAAACCTTACAAGGGGATAATACCAATGCAACTTTTGCAACCATTGAAAATACGTTGCTGAAAATTGTAGATGTTGACGATGCACCTTTGATTGCAGAAGAATTATTCCGTTTTGAAAATCAAAAAGCCAAGGGCGTATTGGTAAATGTACTGGCTGAACGAAATGCCACAAATCAATTTGATGCGATTGCTAGGCTGTTGGATAAAGCAAACCCTGATTTACAAAAGAACATTTATAAGGCAATGCCATCCATTTCCACGGAAAGTAATCTATCGGAGTTGATGGAAATGCTCTCTAAGGTGGATGATGAAGCAAATATTAATTATGTGCAGCAGGCCATTATCAAAGTTCTTAACAATACTGAAAAGGATAGTTCTTTGGATGTTTATAGCGTATTTGCAGATTTTGAAGATAAATCCAAATTGATTCCAATACTTCCTGCGATAGGAGGTCAAAAAGCATTGACTCTGATATCGGAACAAATGCAATCAGGAGGCATTAAGGAAAAAATGGCGGCAATACAGGCACTTTCGGCATGGAAAGGTAATAAGAGCCTATCTTATTTGTTCAAGGCCATAATCAATTCAAATGGAGACATCAGGGAATTGGCTTTTGGTAAATATTTGCAAAAAGTTGCTACTTCAGATCAACCTGACGATCAAAGATTATTGTTGATACGAAAATTAATGCCGCACAGCAAAACCTTAGCAGAGAAGAAGCAAGTGATCCGGGCAGCTCAGTCTGCAAAGACATTCCTGTCCCTGGTTTTTGTTTCGGATTATTTGGATGATGCAGAACTAAGTGCTGTGGCATCCAATGCAGTAATCAATATTGCCTTGCCAACACCTGGTGCCAACAATGGACTAAGTGGTGAGGTAGTCCGAGAAGCCGTATCAAACAGTATGGCAAACTTAACCGGCCCGGATAGTCAATATTTAAAAATTGATGTAAAAGAGTTTTTGGATAAAATGCCCAAGGAAAAGGGATTTGTATCCATATTCAACGGTAAGGACCTGACCGGATGGGAAGGTTTAGTGGAAAACCCGATTAAAAGGCGAAAGATGTCCAAAAGTGCCCTGAAAAAGACTCAGGAAAAGGCAAATGCCCAAATGTTGAAGGATTGGTTTGTAAAAGATGGGGTCATCGGTTTTAAGGGAGAGGGCTACAATAATATTTGTACCATTAAAGATTATGGGGATTTTGAAATGCTGGTCGATTGGAAAATCACGCATGGTGGAGACAGCGGCATTTACTTGAGAGGGACCCCACAAGTTCAAATTTGGGATACGGCACTTACCGATGTGGGGGCAGAAGTGGGGAGTGGAGGATTATACAACAACCAAGAAAACACAAGTAAGCCTTTAGTAGTGGCCGACAACCCCATAAATGAGTGGAATACATTCAGGATCAAGATGGTCGGAGAGCGTGTAACTGTTCATTTGAACGGAAAATTGGTTACCGATAATGTTGTTTTGGAAAATTTTTGGGATAGGGATAGAGCGATTTTCACAAAAGAAGCGATAGAGCTTCAGGCCCATGGAGAAGATCTGGGGTTCAGGAATGTTTACGTTCGTGAAATACAGTCTGGCAACGAGCTTTTAAGTCCTGAAGAGCAAAAAGAAGGCTTTCAATCTCTATTTAACGGCAAGAACCTTGACCATTGGATTGGGAATAAGACAGATTATTCGGTTGAAAACAATGAGTTGGTGGTTCAACCGGAGCAAGGGGGGCACGGAAATTTATATACCGCTAACGAGTATTCTGATTTCATTTTTCGATTTGAATTTAAATTGACTCCAGGAGCTAACAATGGTCTAGGTATTCATGCACCATTGGAAGGTGACGCAGCTTACGTTGGGAAAGAATTACAGATTCTGGATAACACGGCACCGATCTATGCCAATTTAAAGCCTTATCAGTATCATGGCTCGGTATATGGAATTGCGGCTGCAAAAAGAGGCTTTTTAAAACCTGTTGGAGAATGGAATTCCCAAGAAGTTATGGTAAAGGGGAATCAGATCAAAATCACACTCAATGATTATGTCATTCTTGATGCAGATATTAAAAAAGCTTCTGAAAATGGCACTCCTGATGGTCAGAATCATCCAGGACTTAAACGGGATAGTGGTCATATTGGGTTTTTGGGGCACGGCTCTACACTCTGGTTTCGAAATATCAGAATCAAGGATTTAAAATAA
- a CDS encoding Gfo/Idh/MocA family oxidoreductase produces the protein MKKEMKSRRGFVKKSLIAATGISIIPRHVLGGPNFIPPSDQLTKAVIGVGGMGQGHLTYEGTKLLAICDADGKHLADTLKKVGADVKGYRDFREVLDRPDIDIVHIATPPHWHGLMSIMAAEAGKDVWCEKPMTRTIGEGKRVVEAMKIHGKMFRLNTWFRFKDNFYGMGTPVKKLKKVVDSGALGWPLKVTISGVTGFNWKFYWVGKENLAPQSVPEQLDYNMWLGPAPEKPYNSHRVHSTFRGYWDYDGGGLGDMGQHYIDPVQYFLGKDHTSPVKVEVDAPQQHYDAIGTWRRITYTYADGCQIILDGENRDKNAAYIEGPDGKIFNGFKSTIPNIEGLINTLPDPEEQITSFSESVKTRQKFALNEENGHRSATIVNMGVVALRLGRSLDFDPVKQEFVNDPEANRLLDQPMRTSWAD, from the coding sequence ATGAAAAAAGAAATGAAAAGCAGAAGGGGGTTTGTCAAAAAGTCCTTGATAGCAGCTACCGGGATAAGCATTATACCAAGACATGTATTGGGAGGGCCAAACTTTATTCCGCCCAGTGACCAACTTACCAAAGCGGTAATAGGTGTTGGTGGGATGGGCCAGGGCCACCTAACCTATGAAGGAACCAAATTGTTGGCCATTTGTGATGCTGATGGAAAACACTTGGCGGATACACTTAAGAAAGTTGGTGCCGATGTAAAGGGATATCGGGATTTTAGGGAAGTATTGGACAGACCGGACATTGATATTGTTCACATTGCCACTCCTCCACATTGGCATGGGCTTATGTCCATTATGGCCGCAGAAGCAGGTAAGGATGTTTGGTGTGAAAAACCAATGACAAGGACCATTGGCGAGGGGAAACGTGTTGTTGAGGCAATGAAGATCCATGGGAAAATGTTCAGGCTCAACACTTGGTTTCGATTCAAAGATAACTTCTATGGAATGGGTACACCCGTTAAAAAGCTTAAAAAAGTAGTCGATAGCGGTGCACTCGGATGGCCATTAAAAGTGACCATAAGCGGGGTGACCGGCTTTAATTGGAAATTTTATTGGGTTGGGAAGGAGAATTTGGCACCACAATCCGTTCCAGAGCAGTTGGACTATAATATGTGGTTGGGACCAGCTCCCGAAAAACCGTACAATTCGCATCGAGTCCATTCTACCTTTAGGGGCTATTGGGATTACGATGGCGGTGGATTGGGCGATATGGGCCAGCACTATATTGATCCCGTTCAATACTTTTTGGGAAAGGACCATACCAGTCCTGTCAAGGTTGAGGTGGATGCCCCGCAACAGCATTACGATGCCATCGGAACTTGGAGAAGGATAACGTATACCTATGCCGATGGATGTCAAATTATATTGGATGGTGAAAACCGCGATAAGAATGCAGCCTATATAGAAGGGCCCGATGGCAAGATATTCAACGGGTTCAAATCCACCATTCCTAATATCGAAGGGCTTATCAATACCCTTCCCGATCCCGAAGAGCAAATCACATCGTTTTCGGAGTCCGTTAAAACCCGTCAAAAATTTGCATTGAATGAGGAGAACGGACATCGTTCGGCAACTATTGTCAATATGGGGGTAGTGGCTTTACGGCTAGGTAGGAGCCTGGATTTTGATCCGGTCAAACAAGAATTTGTAAACGACCCGGAGGCCAATAGGTTATTGGATCAACCCATGCGAACCTCTTGGGCCGATTGA
- a CDS encoding LamG domain-containing protein: protein MAKSFIAYNFPSQSKHIPIWCIYWFWMLFIGVDSAFSQKYTSLSEREKHQLRTTSHILIDLKETSLDSLMFQTLSDNVPWAVVPSGNREKNSVFFNQYSNYRNQLVIIGQVGAFTQVPKDLSLIWVADLDMDKVELDSIGNIDQEKKSSDKELLSIYAGHGNNLTFSKLLDIWQSLGKMPNFIKAETSFEYLENLVHELNTNPKIFGVVQTEKGLLDGVIFKDFGDTQVGGHFSYPVQDTLALPILVPYKPGFHFSPDIIYTSPENLNNQKEFVGFPLDAEYGLSHHFEFKDGVTDKMAENSKGLISNDVGARKDSLFGKVSYFEDGAYVDVGISSKSALKGNFTISAWVKPTQLGQNNSILGKGDNFVFKIHDGFLTFTMAGIKDYVSTSSPIALNEWSHVALVHSKMENKLFFYINGERTDSVELISEYETSDYNILIASNLWEEFFEGYIQEIKIWERELNDSEIKTHYNQTKTSNKDTSFLKYVVIFLVLFGGGYGVSKYWRRKSETNEVKTTQSTVLPKIPKENDGHSAQILCFGPLQIIDVQGLDIAKKLSPLQKKLFMIIFLHSQGDKKGIDTKRLTELLWPGKSVANAKNTRGTTIQNLRQLLGTCPNLEVNFKDKHWFLHIGENCYSDYSMALQYLEFLASEDCAVTELRKLIPIVKKGRLFANTSAPWLDPFIEKFSNRIVEQFIQISKNPMIKTHTDVMLDLAEVIYLYDDLNEHALKMKLNVLIEQGKLSLAHQACHNFKKQYEKLYGEAYEVSFEEIIASQ, encoded by the coding sequence ATGGCCAAGAGCTTTATAGCGTACAATTTTCCAAGTCAATCGAAACATATCCCCATTTGGTGCATTTATTGGTTTTGGATGCTTTTTATTGGGGTTGATTCCGCGTTCTCCCAAAAATATACATCACTTTCTGAACGTGAAAAGCACCAGCTTCGCACAACCTCCCATATCTTAATTGATCTTAAGGAGACAAGCTTGGATTCGTTGATGTTCCAGACATTGTCCGATAATGTTCCATGGGCCGTAGTTCCTTCAGGAAATAGGGAAAAGAACTCAGTTTTTTTTAACCAATATTCCAATTATCGAAACCAATTGGTAATTATTGGACAAGTGGGGGCATTCACACAGGTTCCAAAGGATCTTTCACTGATCTGGGTGGCTGATTTGGATATGGATAAGGTGGAGCTCGATTCAATTGGGAACATTGATCAGGAAAAAAAATCAAGCGACAAGGAACTTTTAAGCATATATGCAGGCCACGGAAACAACCTTACGTTTTCAAAACTTCTTGATATTTGGCAAAGTCTAGGGAAAATGCCCAATTTCATCAAAGCCGAAACCTCTTTTGAATATCTTGAAAATTTGGTTCACGAATTAAACACCAATCCAAAAATATTCGGGGTTGTACAAACGGAAAAAGGATTGTTGGATGGGGTCATCTTTAAGGATTTTGGAGATACTCAGGTAGGAGGACATTTTAGCTATCCAGTACAAGATACCTTGGCTCTACCCATATTGGTTCCCTACAAACCTGGATTTCATTTTTCACCTGATATTATCTATACAAGCCCGGAAAACCTTAATAACCAAAAAGAATTTGTTGGTTTCCCTTTGGATGCTGAATATGGACTTTCCCATCATTTTGAATTTAAGGATGGGGTTACCGATAAAATGGCGGAAAATTCGAAGGGACTAATTTCAAATGATGTTGGTGCACGGAAGGATTCGCTATTTGGAAAGGTTAGTTATTTTGAAGATGGAGCCTATGTTGACGTGGGAATATCCAGTAAATCAGCTTTAAAGGGGAATTTTACCATTAGTGCTTGGGTTAAACCCACCCAATTGGGTCAGAACAATAGCATCCTTGGGAAGGGGGATAATTTTGTGTTCAAGATTCACGATGGTTTCTTAACCTTCACAATGGCTGGTATCAAGGATTATGTATCCACTTCTTCACCGATAGCATTAAATGAATGGTCCCATGTGGCCTTGGTGCACTCCAAAATGGAAAACAAGCTTTTTTTCTATATCAATGGCGAGCGGACGGATAGCGTAGAACTGATTTCTGAATATGAAACATCAGATTATAACATACTTATAGCGAGTAATCTGTGGGAAGAATTTTTTGAAGGCTACATCCAGGAGATAAAAATATGGGAGCGCGAGTTGAATGATTCGGAAATCAAGACGCATTATAATCAAACAAAAACCTCGAACAAGGACACTTCCTTCCTGAAGTATGTTGTGATATTTCTAGTCTTGTTTGGTGGCGGTTATGGTGTGTCCAAATATTGGAGAAGAAAATCGGAAACGAACGAGGTAAAAACAACGCAAAGCACTGTCTTGCCAAAAATTCCAAAGGAAAATGATGGACATTCCGCTCAAATACTGTGCTTCGGTCCTTTACAGATAATAGATGTACAGGGTTTGGACATTGCAAAAAAACTGTCCCCACTTCAAAAAAAGCTGTTCATGATTATCTTTTTACATAGCCAAGGAGATAAAAAGGGCATAGATACCAAACGTCTTACCGAATTGTTATGGCCAGGTAAAAGTGTAGCAAACGCAAAAAACACACGTGGCACAACAATTCAAAATTTGAGGCAGTTGTTGGGCACATGTCCAAACCTTGAGGTCAACTTCAAGGACAAACATTGGTTTTTGCATATAGGTGAGAACTGTTACTCGGACTATTCCATGGCACTGCAATATCTGGAATTCTTGGCGAGCGAAGATTGCGCTGTAACCGAACTTCGAAAATTGATTCCCATTGTTAAGAAAGGGAGGTTGTTTGCCAATACAAGTGCTCCTTGGCTGGATCCATTTATTGAAAAGTTCAGCAACCGGATTGTGGAACAATTTATCCAGATCAGCAAAAATCCGATGATTAAGACTCATACGGACGTAATGCTTGATTTAGCCGAGGTCATTTACCTATATGATGACCTTAATGAACATGCTTTGAAGATGAAACTCAATGTACTCATTGAACAAGGAAAGCTTAGTTTGGCTCATCAAGCTTGTCATAATTTTAAAAAGCAATATGAAAAACTCTACGGAGAAGCCTACGAAGTTTCTTTCGAAGAAATAATAGCCTCCCAATGA
- a CDS encoding sugar porter family MFS transporter, which yields MTDFNSKVKEAPTGSPFLVAQVCVVASLGGVLFGFDTAVISGTISMVEAQFELDKMEVGWFGSSALIGAIIGSMIAGSLGDRYGRKSILIVSAVLFFLSALGSALPSSFSLLIAARLVGGFGIGIASVLAPLYISEFSPANIRGRLVALYQMSIVIGILLAYFSNWGVLNYAQANPDGFGGSGIFYRIMVSEVWRAMFGTEMVPALLFFLLLWTIPESPRWLVKEGNTNVALRILERINGKPKANTELKNILAALSKKGGSLKELAKPGFKKALIAGLGLSIFGQFTGVNIIVYYGPDILRDAGLNFDGALKFQVAIGLINLVFTALALWKIDSWGRRPLLIWGMLSVCISLIVIGVLFSIPSIPSIWIVVMLCVYMASLAFSINAVIWVLLGELYPTRIRGRAMSVVTFANWGANFGTAFLFPWFVSVIGMNAGFFVFAGFCLMATVFFHKMIPETKGKTLEEIEEYWRNQGLQEVETMD from the coding sequence ATGACTGATTTCAATAGTAAAGTAAAGGAAGCGCCAACAGGCAGTCCATTTTTAGTTGCACAGGTCTGCGTAGTGGCCTCCCTGGGAGGCGTGTTGTTTGGCTTTGACACTGCTGTAATTTCAGGGACCATAAGTATGGTCGAGGCCCAGTTTGAGTTGGATAAAATGGAAGTGGGGTGGTTTGGAAGCTCTGCGTTGATTGGAGCGATTATCGGCTCCATGATCGCTGGTTCACTTGGAGACAGGTATGGGCGTAAGTCCATACTAATTGTTTCCGCGGTACTTTTCTTTCTTTCTGCACTGGGGTCTGCTTTACCATCTTCATTCAGTTTGTTGATAGCTGCAAGGCTCGTTGGCGGTTTCGGAATTGGGATTGCTTCGGTCTTGGCACCATTGTACATTTCCGAGTTTTCTCCAGCTAATATACGTGGGCGTTTAGTGGCCTTGTACCAAATGTCAATAGTAATCGGCATATTATTGGCCTACTTCTCCAATTGGGGAGTGTTGAACTATGCCCAGGCCAATCCAGATGGTTTTGGAGGTTCTGGAATCTTCTACAGGATCATGGTATCGGAAGTCTGGAGGGCCATGTTCGGAACTGAAATGGTGCCCGCTCTCTTGTTTTTCCTATTATTATGGACAATTCCTGAAAGTCCGAGATGGTTGGTCAAGGAAGGAAATACCAATGTAGCCTTGAGAATTTTGGAGAGGATAAATGGAAAACCAAAGGCAAATACCGAATTGAAAAACATTCTGGCAGCCTTGTCCAAAAAAGGTGGCTCATTGAAAGAACTGGCCAAGCCCGGTTTCAAAAAAGCCTTGATCGCAGGATTGGGACTTTCGATATTTGGTCAGTTTACCGGCGTGAACATTATTGTTTATTATGGCCCCGACATACTTAGGGATGCAGGCCTGAACTTCGACGGAGCTTTGAAGTTTCAAGTGGCCATTGGACTTATCAACCTCGTTTTTACGGCCTTGGCCCTTTGGAAAATAGATAGTTGGGGACGTAGGCCATTGTTGATATGGGGCATGCTCTCCGTCTGTATATCTTTGATTGTAATAGGGGTGCTCTTTTCGATACCGTCGATTCCTAGTATTTGGATTGTGGTAATGTTATGTGTCTATATGGCAAGCTTGGCATTTTCCATCAATGCTGTCATATGGGTTTTGTTGGGTGAACTTTACCCAACCCGAATCAGGGGGCGTGCCATGTCCGTAGTAACTTTTGCCAATTGGGGAGCTAATTTTGGAACTGCGTTTTTGTTCCCTTGGTTTGTTTCGGTCATTGGAATGAATGCAGGGTTCTTTGTTTTTGCAGGGTTTTGTTTGATGGCAACGGTTTTCTTCCATAAAATGATACCCGAGACCAAAGGGAAAACCCTTGAGGAAATTGAAGAATACTGGAGAAATCAAGGATTACAGGAGGTCGAAACCATGGATTAA
- a CDS encoding AGE family epimerase/isomerase, producing the protein MGLESKNDISESLHQLKEVYRAALFDDLVPWWETHSVDRKNGGYYTRLAQDGLPYSEDKDMWMTGRQIWMFSHLYNRFEKREEWKDIAKHGMDFMLSNAFGENGKMHFRLNSVGQPISSILSLYTEVFGAIALAEYAALSKNEGLKDRAFKMYDFLLSRLGQPSDTPMLGYPLNREFHLHSHDMCRITVAKVFKDIWPLKRFDEDITLSIESILNRHWKSDEGYLLENVGMDGSKMLDIPEGRLFHPGHAIESAWMIMEIGIERNEKNWINEAVAIILASLEHGWDKEYGGIRYLTNIDWTPTHELEADLKLWWPHGEALYALLLAWLHTGREDIKAWYQKVHQYTFAHFPDREHGEWYGYLNRDGSPVWSTKANGWKGFFHIPRILFRCHELLENTIKSTAEND; encoded by the coding sequence ATGGGCTTGGAAAGCAAAAACGACATATCAGAAAGCTTGCATCAATTGAAAGAGGTCTATCGTGCGGCACTCTTTGATGACCTTGTACCGTGGTGGGAAACCCATTCCGTTGATAGAAAGAATGGAGGGTATTATACCCGTCTGGCACAAGATGGTTTACCCTATTCCGAAGACAAGGATATGTGGATGACCGGTAGACAGATATGGATGTTCAGTCATTTGTACAATAGGTTTGAAAAAAGGGAAGAATGGAAGGATATTGCTAAACATGGAATGGATTTTATGCTATCCAATGCATTTGGCGAAAATGGGAAAATGCATTTCAGATTGAACAGTGTCGGACAACCTATTTCTTCTATACTGAGTTTGTATACCGAGGTTTTTGGGGCAATTGCATTGGCCGAATATGCAGCTTTGAGCAAAAATGAAGGTTTAAAGGACCGTGCATTCAAGATGTACGATTTCTTGTTGTCGAGATTGGGACAACCATCGGATACACCCATGTTGGGCTATCCGCTCAACAGGGAATTCCATTTGCATTCCCATGATATGTGTCGGATTACCGTGGCTAAGGTATTCAAGGATATTTGGCCTTTAAAGCGATTTGATGAAGACATTACTTTATCCATCGAATCCATATTGAATAGACATTGGAAGTCGGATGAAGGGTATTTATTGGAAAATGTGGGAATGGACGGTTCTAAAATGTTGGATATTCCAGAAGGTCGACTCTTCCATCCGGGGCATGCCATTGAGAGTGCATGGATGATTATGGAAATTGGCATCGAACGGAATGAAAAAAACTGGATCAATGAAGCTGTAGCGATTATTTTGGCATCATTGGAACATGGGTGGGACAAAGAGTATGGGGGTATTCGTTACCTGACCAATATCGATTGGACCCCAACCCATGAACTGGAAGCGGACTTGAAGCTATGGTGGCCTCATGGAGAGGCATTGTATGCTTTGTTGCTGGCATGGCTTCATACGGGCAGGGAAGACATCAAAGCATGGTACCAAAAAGTACATCAATATACCTTTGCCCATTTCCCAGATAGGGAGCATGGCGAGTGGTATGGCTATTTAAATCGCGATGGAAGTCCAGTTTGGTCAACAAAAGCCAACGGATGGAAAGGCTTTTTCCATATCCCCAGGATACTCTTCAGGTGTCACGAATTATTGGAAAATACTATTAAGTCAACTGCGGAAAATGACTGA